A single region of the Bacteroides luhongzhouii genome encodes:
- a CDS encoding tetratricopeptide repeat-containing sensor histidine kinase, whose translation MKQVLLLFVLLCYTVTGKASSEIALESDSLIEVLQTLPHDTTRLNVLNQIIRIEQNNYQCIQYSDTLMKEAIQLGNDKYAGMAAYYHILYYYNRNNQDSVTKWLTIMEPYVRKSDLWNYFFDAKRFQIDLYTFNEQYELAINESQKMKQQASQINSNRGTIAAYQCLSNAYIGSQRWDKGIEALEAAYQMLTPTENPVVRISVLSQLVSVTKEKKDNKRLLKYLRELENTLHNHISANPSLKGGFADVYLFNELFYSYYYLNIHQPQQAYEHLIKSKEYLDENTYFMYKVLYFDTFARYYQATGAYQQASDYIDTTLTMLKKDFPSDYAEQLLEKARIWKQAGQSEKAIPMYEQALAIKDSAATELANNQMEQIQSKYNIDKTELEQKRENNKTQLTYLIFIFVILILLFIFMARLFIVRKALKYAENEIRKTTENVRKTNEIKNRFLSNMSYNIRTPLNNVVGFSQLIASDPDIDKEIRQEYSNIIHKSSEKLMRLVNDVLDLSRLEAQMMKFQLQDYDAIAICKEACYMAQMKNEKTGIKIEFSTETDAQIIHSDIARLTQALLSALVYPQEHRQARTIRFILSREENMLYFRISNSPLADHAFVSQETIIRHDINLLLLKHFGGNYLINNKTPEGPEIVFIYPIASESK comes from the coding sequence ATGAAACAAGTCCTGCTCCTGTTCGTCCTATTATGCTACACCGTCACCGGGAAAGCCAGTTCCGAAATCGCTCTGGAGTCAGACAGTCTGATAGAGGTGTTGCAAACTTTACCACACGATACGACACGACTGAATGTTCTTAACCAAATCATCAGAATAGAACAGAACAACTATCAATGTATCCAATATTCAGATACATTAATGAAAGAAGCCATACAACTGGGCAATGACAAATATGCCGGTATGGCTGCCTATTACCATATCTTATACTATTACAATCGGAATAATCAAGACAGTGTCACCAAATGGCTCACCATCATGGAACCTTATGTCCGGAAGTCCGATTTATGGAATTACTTCTTTGATGCCAAGCGTTTCCAGATAGACTTGTACACATTCAATGAACAATACGAGCTTGCTATCAACGAATCTCAAAAAATGAAACAGCAAGCTTCCCAAATAAATAGTAACCGGGGTACCATAGCTGCCTATCAATGCTTGAGCAATGCATATATCGGCAGCCAGCGCTGGGACAAGGGAATAGAAGCACTCGAAGCTGCCTATCAAATGCTTACCCCGACCGAAAATCCGGTAGTCCGTATCTCGGTATTATCACAGTTAGTATCCGTTACCAAAGAAAAGAAAGATAATAAAAGGTTACTCAAATATTTGCGGGAGCTGGAAAACACTCTACATAACCATATCAGTGCGAACCCATCTTTAAAAGGAGGATTTGCCGACGTATATCTGTTCAATGAACTTTTCTACAGCTATTATTACCTGAATATCCATCAGCCACAACAGGCTTATGAACATCTCATAAAGTCTAAGGAATATCTGGACGAGAATACATATTTCATGTATAAGGTACTCTATTTCGACACATTTGCCAGATATTATCAGGCCACAGGAGCCTATCAGCAAGCATCAGATTATATCGATACAACCCTGACAATGTTGAAGAAAGACTTCCCCAGCGACTATGCCGAACAGCTACTCGAAAAGGCCAGAATATGGAAACAGGCAGGACAAAGCGAAAAAGCCATCCCTATGTATGAGCAGGCACTAGCCATCAAAGATTCGGCAGCTACTGAACTTGCCAACAATCAGATGGAACAGATACAGAGCAAATACAATATCGATAAAACGGAACTGGAACAAAAAAGGGAAAACAACAAAACCCAGCTCACTTATCTAATCTTTATATTCGTGATCCTGATTCTGCTTTTTATCTTTATGGCACGGCTCTTCATTGTACGAAAGGCACTAAAATACGCGGAAAACGAAATCCGGAAAACGACAGAAAACGTGCGAAAAACCAATGAAATAAAAAATCGCTTCTTGTCGAATATGAGTTATAACATCCGTACCCCGCTCAATAATGTAGTCGGCTTCTCACAGCTCATAGCCAGTGATCCTGACATAGACAAAGAAATAAGACAAGAATACTCGAACATCATCCACAAGAGTTCGGAGAAATTGATGAGACTTGTCAATGACGTTCTTGACTTATCCCGTCTGGAAGCTCAAATGATGAAGTTCCAGTTGCAGGACTATGACGCTATTGCAATATGCAAGGAGGCATGCTACATGGCGCAGATGAAAAATGAGAAAACAGGTATCAAAATTGAGTTTTCTACCGAGACGGATGCTCAAATCATCCATTCCGATATAGCGCGGCTGACACAAGCATTGCTTAGTGCACTGGTGTACCCGCAAGAACACCGGCAAGCACGAACCATCCGGTTCATATTAAGCCGGGAGGAAAATATGCTTTATTTCCGGATCAGCAATTCACCTTTGGCAGACCATGCATTCGTATCGCAGGAGACCATTATCCGGCATGATATCAACTTGTTATTATTAAAACATTTCGGAGGAAACTATCTCATTAACAATAAAACTCCCGAAGGTCCGGAAATAGTTTTCATCTACCCCATCGCTTCCGAATCGAAATAA
- a CDS encoding MATE family efflux transporter produces the protein MYTNKQIWSVSYPILLSLLAQNVINVTDTAFLGHVSEVALGASAMGGLFYICVFTIAFGFSTGSQIVIARRNGEGRYSDVGPVMIQGVMFLFVMALLLFGFTKAFGGNIMRLLVSSESIYEGTMEFLDWRIYGFFFSFINVMFRALYIGITRTKVLTVNAIIMALINVVLDYALIFGKFGLPEMGIKGAAIASVLAEASSILFFVIYTYATVDLKKYGMNRLRTFDPALLMRILSISCFTMLQYFLSMATWFVFFVAVERLGQRELAIANIVRSIYVVLLIPVNALATTTNSLVSNAIGAGGIQHVMPLINKIARFSFFIMLGLVAVSALFPQFLLSIYTSETALITESVPSVYVICFAMLIASVANVVFNGISGTGNTQAALLLETITIIIYGSYIIFIGMWLKAPIEICFTIEIVYYSLLLITSYIYLKKAKWQNKKI, from the coding sequence ATGTACACCAACAAACAGATTTGGAGTGTCAGTTATCCGATACTACTAAGCTTGCTGGCACAAAATGTCATCAACGTCACCGACACAGCATTCCTCGGACACGTGAGCGAGGTAGCCCTTGGAGCATCGGCTATGGGCGGGTTATTTTATATCTGTGTATTCACCATCGCATTCGGATTCAGTACCGGTTCGCAGATTGTCATAGCACGACGCAATGGCGAAGGACGCTATTCGGATGTCGGTCCTGTCATGATTCAGGGAGTCATGTTCCTGTTCGTGATGGCACTGCTTCTATTTGGATTCACCAAGGCATTCGGTGGAAACATCATGCGTTTGCTAGTTTCTTCAGAATCCATCTACGAGGGAACAATGGAGTTTCTGGACTGGCGTATTTACGGATTCTTTTTCTCTTTTATCAATGTCATGTTCCGGGCATTGTACATCGGTATTACACGCACTAAAGTGCTAACCGTCAATGCCATTATTATGGCATTAATCAATGTCGTACTGGACTATGCATTAATCTTCGGAAAGTTCGGTTTGCCGGAAATGGGTATCAAAGGGGCTGCTATTGCTTCCGTATTGGCAGAAGCCTCCTCCATCCTCTTTTTCGTCATCTATACGTATGCCACGGTCGATTTGAAGAAATACGGTATGAACCGCCTGCGCACATTCGACCCTGCATTGCTGATGCGGATCCTCAGTATATCCTGCTTCACCATGTTACAATATTTCCTGTCGATGGCCACCTGGTTCGTTTTCTTCGTAGCCGTAGAACGGTTGGGACAACGGGAACTGGCGATTGCCAATATCGTCCGAAGTATTTATGTCGTACTACTGATTCCGGTCAATGCACTGGCTACGACTACCAACAGCCTTGTCAGCAACGCTATCGGTGCAGGAGGTATCCAGCACGTAATGCCACTCATTAATAAAATTGCGCGTTTCTCCTTTTTCATCATGTTGGGGTTAGTAGCGGTATCGGCACTGTTTCCACAGTTCCTGCTCTCTATTTACACCAGTGAAACCGCGCTCATCACGGAGTCCGTACCTTCGGTATATGTGATTTGTTTTGCCATGCTCATCGCATCCGTAGCCAATGTAGTGTTCAACGGTATCTCCGGAACAGGAAATACACAGGCAGCCCTGTTGCTCGAAACGATTACAATCATCATCTACGGATCATACATCATTTTCATCGGAATGTGGCTGAAAGCACCGATCGAAATTTGCTTTACGATTGAGATTGTGTATTATAGCTTACTGTTGATAACAAGTTATATTTATCTCAAAAAAGCAAAATGGCAGAATAAAAAGATATAA
- the ffh gene encoding signal recognition particle protein has protein sequence MFDNLSERLERSFKILKGEGKITEINVAETLKDVRKALLDADVNYKVAKNFTDTVKEKALGQNVLTAVKPSQLMVKIVHDELTQLMGGETAEINIDARPAVILMSGLQGSGKTTFSGKLARMLKTKKNRKPLLVACDVYRPAAIEQLRVLAEQIEVPMYCELDSKNPVEIAQHAIQEAKAKGYDLVIVDTAGRLAVDEQMMNEIAAIKEAINPNEILFVVDSMTGQDAVNTAKEFNERLDFNGVVLTKLDGDTRGGAALSIRSVVNKPIKFVGTGEKLEAIDQFHPARMADRILGMGDIVSLVERAQEQYDEEEAKRLQKKIAKNQFDFNDFLSQIAQIKKMGNLKDLASMIPGVGKAIKDIDIDDNAFKSIEAIIYSMTPAERSNPEILNGSRRTRIAKGSGTTIQEVNRLLKQFDQTRKMMKMVTSSKMGKMMPKMKR, from the coding sequence ATGTTCGATAATTTAAGTGAAAGACTAGAACGGTCATTCAAGATCCTGAAAGGTGAAGGCAAAATCACCGAAATCAACGTGGCGGAGACGCTGAAAGACGTACGTAAAGCACTTCTCGACGCCGACGTAAACTACAAGGTGGCAAAAAATTTCACGGATACAGTGAAAGAAAAAGCTCTTGGCCAGAATGTGCTTACGGCTGTGAAGCCAAGCCAGTTGATGGTAAAGATCGTACATGATGAACTTACGCAGTTGATGGGTGGAGAGACAGCAGAGATCAATATCGACGCCCGTCCGGCAGTCATCCTGATGTCAGGTTTGCAGGGTTCGGGTAAGACCACCTTCTCCGGTAAGTTGGCACGGATGCTGAAAACCAAGAAAAACCGTAAGCCATTACTGGTCGCTTGTGACGTTTACCGTCCGGCAGCTATCGAACAGTTGCGCGTATTGGCAGAACAAATCGAAGTACCGATGTACTGCGAACTGGATAGCAAGAATCCGGTAGAAATCGCACAACACGCTATTCAGGAAGCTAAAGCCAAAGGATATGACCTCGTTATCGTCGATACAGCCGGACGTCTGGCAGTAGACGAACAAATGATGAACGAAATCGCTGCTATTAAAGAAGCAATCAACCCGAACGAAATTCTGTTCGTGGTAGACTCCATGACCGGTCAGGATGCTGTAAACACAGCTAAAGAATTCAACGAGCGTCTGGACTTCAACGGTGTGGTACTGACCAAACTCGATGGTGATACCCGCGGTGGTGCGGCTCTTTCTATCCGTTCGGTAGTGAACAAACCGATCAAATTTGTTGGTACAGGCGAAAAGCTGGAAGCAATCGACCAATTCCACCCTGCCCGTATGGCCGACCGTATTCTCGGTATGGGTGACATCGTTTCATTGGTAGAACGCGCACAGGAACAATACGATGAAGAAGAGGCTAAACGTTTACAGAAGAAAATAGCCAAGAACCAATTCGACTTCAACGACTTCCTTAGCCAGATTGCACAAATCAAGAAAATGGGTAATCTGAAAGATCTTGCCTCCATGATTCCGGGAGTGGGAAAGGCAATCAAAGATATTGATATTGACGACAATGCTTTCAAAAGCATCGAAGCTATCATCTATTCCATGACTCCGGCAGAACGTTCTAATCCGGAAATACTGAACGGATCACGTCGTACACGTATTGCCAAAGGTAGCGGAACGACTATTCAGGAAGTAAACCGCCTGCTGAAACAGTTTGACCAGACTCGCAAAATGATGAAGATGGTAACTAGCAGCAAGATGGGTAAGATGATGCCTAAGATGAAAAGATAA
- a CDS encoding cytochrome c biogenesis protein ResB: protein MRYIYTTGYILLAIAMQLFTGNFPVSFLSFPLNIIFAGIWLVMLWILHKEYKKSFFTRLLCLPQTSVLSIGVFISGCLVIGLLPQLSDISAKNREGILAQLGCYNFMTSWIFIAILFLLLSNLGMITIHAFQHRKRARWRFILNHAGLWLALFAGFLGSSDTQTLRIPIYRSEPAHEAFDMNGTSHYLDYEIELNSFTVEYYPNGRPSRFAANVRLGNKKAVLEVNHPYAYRLGEDVYLTGYDVMKGSESEYCILQVVKQPWKYVIVAGILMMLAGAVLLFINGPEAYDKLG from the coding sequence ATGCGCTATATCTATACGACCGGATATATATTATTAGCAATTGCCATGCAACTATTTACAGGAAATTTTCCGGTTTCCTTCCTCTCCTTTCCGCTTAATATTATTTTTGCAGGGATCTGGCTCGTCATGTTATGGATATTACATAAAGAGTACAAGAAATCGTTTTTTACCCGGTTACTTTGTTTACCTCAGACCAGTGTACTATCTATCGGGGTATTCATCAGCGGCTGCTTAGTCATAGGACTTCTCCCCCAGTTATCGGACATATCTGCAAAAAACCGTGAAGGAATTCTTGCCCAATTGGGATGCTACAACTTTATGACTAGCTGGATCTTCATAGCCATTCTTTTTTTATTGTTAAGCAATCTTGGAATGATCACCATCCACGCTTTTCAACACCGCAAACGAGCCCGGTGGCGTTTCATCCTGAATCATGCAGGTTTGTGGCTGGCACTTTTTGCCGGTTTTCTTGGTAGTAGCGATACTCAAACTCTGCGCATACCCATATATAGAAGTGAACCTGCACATGAAGCATTCGACATGAACGGCACATCGCATTATCTGGATTATGAAATAGAGCTCAACTCTTTCACCGTAGAATATTACCCGAACGGACGTCCTTCCCGCTTTGCGGCAAACGTACGGCTGGGAAATAAAAAAGCAGTACTCGAAGTAAACCACCCGTATGCCTACCGGCTAGGAGAAGATGTATATCTCACCGGTTATGACGTAATGAAAGGCAGCGAAAGTGAATATTGCATCCTGCAAGTAGTAAAGCAGCCTTGGAAATATGTGATAGTGGCAGGTATCCTGATGATGCTTGCCGGAGCTGTTCTTTTATTCATTAACGGACCTGAAGCATATGATAAACTGGGATAA
- a CDS encoding cytochrome c biogenesis protein: MINWDNFYVFAAVSACLWLAGAACAFRSSTKSKVAIAFTSGGIITLGIFIAGLWIFLQRPPLRTMGETRLWYSFFMGIAGLLTYIRWQYRWILSFSTLLSTVFIIINLMKPEIHDQSLMPALQSVWFIPHVTVYMFSYSVLGCAFIIALTGLFRHKEEYLHTADNLVYAGIAFLSIGMLLGSLWAKEAWGNYWSWDPKETWAVITWMGYLLYIHLRLFRKVGQKSLYALLIISFLALQMCWYGVNYLPAAQQSVHLYNRNNN; encoded by the coding sequence ATGATAAACTGGGATAATTTCTATGTATTTGCAGCAGTATCCGCCTGTTTATGGCTGGCAGGAGCTGCATGTGCTTTTCGCTCCTCAACGAAAAGCAAGGTAGCAATAGCCTTTACATCAGGCGGCATCATCACCTTAGGCATATTCATTGCCGGATTGTGGATATTCCTCCAACGTCCCCCATTACGCACTATGGGAGAAACTCGTCTGTGGTACTCTTTCTTCATGGGTATTGCAGGACTGCTAACTTATATCAGATGGCAATATCGCTGGATTCTGTCTTTCTCTACACTGCTCTCCACAGTATTTATCATCATTAACCTGATGAAGCCCGAAATACACGACCAGTCGCTGATGCCGGCCCTGCAAAGCGTATGGTTCATCCCTCATGTCACCGTATATATGTTCTCCTATTCCGTACTGGGATGTGCATTTATAATCGCTTTGACCGGATTGTTCCGACATAAGGAAGAGTACCTCCACACAGCGGATAACCTTGTTTATGCAGGGATAGCCTTCCTTTCTATCGGTATGCTGCTTGGTTCCCTTTGGGCAAAAGAAGCATGGGGAAACTACTGGAGTTGGGACCCCAAAGAGACTTGGGCAGTCATCACTTGGATGGGATATTTACTTTACATACACCTCCGGCTTTTCAGAAAAGTCGGACAGAAAAGCCTATATGCATTGCTCATCATCTCCTTTCTAGCCTTACAAATGTGCTGGTATGGAGTGAACTACTTACCGGCCGCTCAGCAAAGCGTGCATTTATATAATCGTAATAACAACTAA
- a CDS encoding cytochrome c peroxidase, with the protein MKKSSKLIVALLVVVAALAVTYRLMHRVPSSDLEANLRMQQIITDAGCLRCHTSTPDLPFYASVPVAGKIVMEDISNAYRAFDMTQIEQNLKEGRPLNPVDLAKIEKVILDGKMPQAKYYLVHWGSSFNDAKKEVALNWIKNHRMGLYTDVTVAPDFINEPIRPIADSIAVDVRKVVLGDLLYHDTRLSADNTVSCASCHGLDTGGVDNKQYSEGVGGQFGGVNAPTVYNAAYNFVQFWDGRAGTLAEQAAGPPLNPVEMACESFDQIINKLAEDKSFVLAFNEVYPDGLSEKNITNAIQEFEKTLLTPNSRFDRYLKGQKEAVTADEIAGYELFKKYDCATCHVGEILGGQSYELIGVKHDYFAERQAEMTEEDNGRFKQTQTERDRHRFKVPGLRNIELTAPYFHDGSMATMDDAVRAMAKYQLGIDLPQQEVDKIVGFLRTLTGEYKGKLLTNKNMI; encoded by the coding sequence ATGAAGAAAAGTTCAAAACTAATTGTAGCACTGTTGGTGGTAGTGGCAGCACTGGCAGTCACCTACCGGCTCATGCACCGAGTACCTTCCAGCGACTTGGAAGCAAATCTCAGGATGCAACAAATCATTACAGATGCAGGATGTCTGCGGTGTCACACTTCAACTCCTGATCTCCCATTCTACGCAAGCGTGCCTGTTGCCGGAAAAATCGTGATGGAAGATATAAGCAATGCTTACCGTGCATTCGACATGACCCAAATAGAACAGAATTTAAAAGAGGGACGTCCTCTTAATCCGGTAGACCTGGCTAAAATAGAAAAAGTGATCCTCGATGGAAAAATGCCGCAGGCAAAGTATTATCTTGTACACTGGGGGTCTTCTTTCAACGATGCCAAAAAGGAAGTGGCACTTAATTGGATAAAGAACCACCGCATGGGACTATATACCGACGTAACGGTAGCTCCGGATTTTATCAACGAACCAATCCGCCCCATCGCCGACTCCATTGCAGTGGATGTACGCAAAGTAGTTCTTGGAGATTTACTCTATCATGACACCCGTCTGTCTGCAGACAACACCGTATCATGTGCCAGTTGCCACGGATTGGACACCGGAGGCGTAGACAATAAACAATATTCCGAAGGCGTAGGCGGACAGTTTGGCGGTGTGAATGCTCCGACAGTCTACAATGCAGCTTATAATTTTGTTCAATTCTGGGACGGACGTGCCGGAACACTTGCCGAACAAGCTGCCGGTCCTCCGTTGAACCCGGTGGAAATGGCCTGTGAATCTTTCGACCAGATTATTAACAAACTGGCAGAAGATAAAAGTTTCGTTCTGGCATTCAATGAAGTATATCCCGACGGACTCAGCGAAAAGAATATCACAAACGCCATTCAGGAATTTGAAAAGACATTGCTGACTCCCAATTCACGTTTCGACCGTTATCTGAAAGGCCAGAAAGAGGCTGTCACAGCAGATGAAATAGCCGGATACGAGCTTTTCAAGAAGTACGATTGTGCCACTTGCCACGTAGGAGAAATCCTTGGCGGACAGTCATACGAACTAATCGGCGTTAAACATGATTATTTTGCCGAACGACAGGCAGAAATGACCGAAGAAGACAACGGACGATTCAAGCAAACCCAGACCGAACGTGACCGTCATCGTTTCAAAGTTCCTGGTTTGAGAAACATTGAACTTACCGCTCCTTACTTCCATGATGGTAGCATGGCTACTATGGACGATGCAGTTCGTGCCATGGCCAAATACCAGTTAGGTATTGATTTGCCACAACAGGAAGTAGATAAAATAGTCGGCTTCCTCCGTACACTGACAGGAGAATACAAAGGCAAACTACTGACCAATAAGAATATGATTTAA
- the folD gene encoding bifunctional methylenetetrahydrofolate dehydrogenase/methenyltetrahydrofolate cyclohydrolase FolD has product MTLIDGKAISEQVKQEIAAEVAEIVARGGKRPHLAAILVGHDGGSETYVAAKVKACEVCGFKSSLIRYESDVTEEELLAKVRELNEDNDVDGFIVQLPLPKHISEQKVIETIDYRKDVDGFHPINVGRMSIGLPCYVSATPNGILELLKRYEIETSGKKCVVLGRSNIVGKPMAALMMQKAYPGDATVTVCHSRSKDLIKECQEADIIIAALGQPNFVKAEMVKEGAVVIDVGTTRVPDATKKSGFKLTGDVKFDEVAPKCSFITPVPGGVGPMTIVSLMKNTLLAGKKAIYQ; this is encoded by the coding sequence ATGACTCTGATAGACGGAAAAGCCATTTCCGAACAAGTGAAACAAGAGATTGCAGCCGAGGTAGCCGAAATAGTGGCTCGTGGTGGAAAACGCCCGCATCTGGCGGCCATCCTTGTAGGACACGATGGTGGTAGCGAAACGTATGTAGCTGCCAAAGTAAAAGCCTGTGAAGTATGTGGATTCAAGTCCTCCCTCATCCGTTATGAAAGTGACGTGACCGAAGAAGAACTGCTTGCCAAAGTACGCGAACTGAACGAAGACAACGATGTAGACGGCTTTATCGTACAACTTCCCTTACCTAAACATATCTCCGAACAGAAAGTAATCGAAACGATTGATTACCGTAAAGACGTAGACGGCTTCCACCCGATCAACGTAGGCCGTATGTCCATCGGACTTCCGTGCTATGTATCCGCTACTCCCAACGGTATCCTCGAATTGTTGAAACGTTACGAAATAGAGACTTCCGGCAAAAAATGTGTTGTACTCGGACGTAGCAATATCGTCGGCAAACCGATGGCTGCCCTGATGATGCAGAAAGCCTATCCGGGCGATGCCACAGTGACAGTATGCCACAGCCGCAGCAAAGACCTGATAAAAGAATGTCAGGAAGCTGATATTATCATTGCTGCCTTGGGACAGCCCAACTTTGTAAAAGCCGAAATGGTAAAAGAAGGTGCGGTAGTTATCGACGTAGGTACTACGCGTGTGCCGGATGCAACCAAGAAATCAGGTTTTAAACTGACCGGTGACGTGAAGTTTGACGAAGTTGCCCCAAAATGTTCCTTCATCACTCCCGTACCGGGTGGTGTTGGACCGATGACAATTGTATCGTTAATGAAAAATACACTCTTAGCTGGTAAGAAAGCCATTTATCAATGA
- a CDS encoding CapA family protein codes for MRHSLFLMILLLSLSCTSRSQAKRDSIIDTLSDSLSATDSISPTDTLRVLFVGDLMQHQGQINAARTSTGYDYSTCFTYVKEEIGRADLAIANLEVTLGGKPYKGYPAFSAPDEFLTAIHNAGFNVLVTANNHSLDRGKSGLERTIQLIDSLKIPHAGTYINTEEREKKYPLLLEKNGFRIALLNYTYGTNGIPVTPPNIVNYIDTTIIAKDIEESKAMKPDAIIACMHWGIEYQSLPDKEQKFLAEWLIQKGVNHVIGSHPHVVQPIEVRTDSLTNDKHLVVYSLGNYISNMSARRTDGGLMVRMELVKDSTVRLNNCEYSLVWTARPIQSGKKNHQLLPVNLPIDSIPLQARNSLKIFTNDARTLFSKHNQGIKEYTFFEKK; via the coding sequence ATGAGGCATAGCTTGTTTCTGATGATTTTACTTCTCTCTTTGTCCTGCACCTCCCGGTCGCAGGCAAAGAGAGATTCTATCATCGATACCCTGTCGGACAGCCTTTCCGCAACCGACAGTATTTCCCCCACTGATACCCTACGAGTCCTTTTCGTAGGTGACCTCATGCAACATCAAGGACAAATCAACGCTGCACGAACCTCAACCGGCTATGATTATTCCACCTGTTTTACGTACGTTAAAGAAGAAATAGGGAGAGCCGATCTCGCTATCGCCAATCTGGAAGTTACGTTAGGAGGCAAACCCTACAAAGGTTATCCTGCTTTCAGCGCACCGGACGAATTTCTGACCGCAATTCACAACGCAGGTTTCAATGTTTTAGTGACTGCCAACAATCATAGTCTCGACCGTGGTAAATCCGGGCTGGAGCGTACCATTCAACTTATCGACTCCTTGAAAATCCCACACGCAGGCACGTATATCAACACCGAAGAACGCGAAAAGAAATATCCTCTTTTATTGGAAAAGAACGGCTTCCGCATCGCCTTACTCAACTATACGTATGGAACAAACGGTATTCCTGTTACTCCTCCCAATATCGTGAACTATATTGATACGACAATTATCGCCAAAGATATTGAAGAGAGCAAAGCAATGAAACCAGACGCAATCATAGCCTGTATGCATTGGGGAATCGAATACCAGTCACTCCCGGACAAAGAACAGAAATTCCTTGCTGAATGGCTGATTCAAAAAGGAGTAAATCATGTCATCGGCTCCCATCCTCACGTAGTTCAGCCCATTGAAGTTCGCACAGACAGCCTGACGAATGATAAACATCTCGTAGTCTATTCGCTGGGAAATTATATTTCCAATATGTCCGCCCGCCGCACCGATGGTGGACTGATGGTAAGAATGGAATTAGTAAAAGACAGCACAGTCCGTCTCAATAATTGCGAGTATAGTTTAGTATGGACAGCCCGCCCCATTCAATCCGGGAAAAAAAATCATCAATTACTCCCAGTCAATCTCCCGATTGATTCAATTCCTTTACAAGCACGTAACTCACTGAAAATCTTCACGAATGACGCGCGAACCCTTTTCAGCAAGCATAATCAGGGAATAAAAGAATATACTTTTTTCGAAAAAAAATAG
- a CDS encoding ISAon1 family transposase — MESTPESIRSIGAHYGVNGSNLSRQYKEIFSGYRQWKQLCHADGYVLYPQNIGPNLAIDESSLSCGELYTFVTNRDAHGGKGALVAAIRGTRAETVIAVLEKISSARRKTVREITLDLSSSMMLIARRSFPKAIVTNDRFHVHKLYYDAIDELRISLRWMARDIENEEIARCRREGIPYVPYRYANGDTRKQLLARAKYILTKHASKWTKSQQWRADIIFEFYPELKHAYDLAMDLTRIFNQKVDKDTARLNLARWYDKVEKMAGGQFRTVTETFRNHYDTILNYFVNRSTNAGAESFNAKVKAFRSQFRGVTDIPFFLFRLSKLCA; from the coding sequence ATTGAATCCACCCCTGAGAGCATACGCTCAATCGGTGCTCATTACGGTGTAAATGGCTCCAACCTATCGCGGCAGTATAAGGAGATTTTCAGTGGCTACAGGCAGTGGAAGCAGCTGTGTCACGCCGATGGGTACGTGCTATATCCGCAGAACATCGGTCCGAACCTGGCCATCGACGAGTCTTCGCTCAGCTGCGGCGAGCTCTATACCTTTGTCACCAACCGTGACGCTCACGGCGGGAAGGGCGCGCTTGTTGCGGCGATACGTGGTACCAGGGCTGAAACGGTCATTGCAGTTCTTGAGAAGATATCTTCTGCCAGACGAAAGACGGTAAGAGAGATAACGCTCGACCTTTCGTCATCCATGATGCTCATAGCCCGTCGGTCATTCCCCAAAGCCATCGTGACCAACGACCGTTTTCATGTCCATAAACTCTACTACGATGCCATAGACGAGCTGCGGATATCTCTGCGGTGGATGGCAAGGGATATTGAAAACGAAGAGATTGCACGCTGTCGCAGGGAGGGCATTCCGTATGTTCCTTACCGTTATGCCAACGGCGACACCCGGAAACAGCTCCTTGCACGTGCCAAATACATTCTGACAAAACATGCCTCCAAATGGACGAAGTCCCAGCAATGGAGAGCCGACATCATTTTTGAATTTTATCCCGAGCTGAAACACGCGTATGATCTTGCCATGGACCTCACCCGCATATTCAACCAAAAAGTTGATAAGGACACTGCCCGGCTGAATCTTGCCCGATGGTACGACAAAGTGGAGAAAATGGCCGGAGGCCAATTCCGCACTGTTACAGAAACATTCCGCAACCACTATGACACAATCCTGAATTACTTTGTCAACCGTTCCACCAATGCCGGCGCTGAATCTTTCAACGCAAAAGTCAAGGCATTCAGAAGTCAATTCCGAGGCGTTACTGATATCCCATTCTTTCTGTTCAGACTCTCCAAGCTATGCGCCTAA